The following are from one region of the Salvia hispanica cultivar TCC Black 2014 chromosome 1, UniMelb_Shisp_WGS_1.0, whole genome shotgun sequence genome:
- the LOC125202842 gene encoding B3 domain-containing protein At2g36080-like produces the protein MPINHWLSPELKTQSIPTTAASFWPADAVLRSQSTAFCLSLKNEDEDELVIEDPAAVAMEDGAQIQVSKEPLFEKPLTPSDVGKLNRLVIPKQHAERYFPLNGGVEKGLLLGFEDEAGKPWRFRYSYWNSSQSYVLTKGWSRFVKEKRLDAGDIVLFARHPNDLGRLFIGWRRRSGQEPAAPPPPCVGGWSGQLYSANHSSNSSASYTGCPHAENNVKERNGNSKRLRLFGVNLEWEEEESTSGSGKGQVEEQAYHEYYSSHRRAGHTVSYGV, from the exons ATGCCAATTAACCACTGGCTATCTCCGGAGCTAAAAACCCAATCGATCCCTACCACCGCCGCCAGTTTCTGGCCCGCAGACGCCGTGCTCCGCAGCCAGAGCACGGCGTTCTGCCTCAGCCTCAAAAATGAAGACGAGGATGAGCTTGTGATCGAGGATCCGGCGGCGGTGGCGATGGAAGACGGTGCACAAATCCAGGTGTCGAAAGAGCCGTTGTTCGAGAAGCCGTTGACGCCTAGCGACGTCGGGAAGCTGAACCGGTTAGTGATACCGAAGCAGCATGCGGAGAGGTACTTCCCCTTGAACGGCGGCGTGGAGAAGGGGCTGCTGCTGGGCTTCGAGGACGAGGCCGGGAAGCCGTGGCGGTTCCGATACTCATATTGGAATAGCAGCCAGAGCTACGTGCTGACCAAGGGTTGGAGCCGCTTCGTGAAAGAGAAGAGGCTCGATGCCGGTGACATCGTCCTCTTCGCTCGCCACCCCAACGACCTCGGCCGCCTCTTTATTGGATGGCGGCGGAGGAGCGGGCAAGAGCCTGCTGCTCCTCCGCCACCGTGTGTCGGTGGTTGGAGTGGCCAGCTTTACTCTGCTAACCACTCCTCTAATTCTTCTGCATCGTACACTGGTTGCCCTCATGCag agaataatgtaaaagaaagaaatgggAATTCGAAGAGGTTGAGATTATTCGGGGTGAACTTAGAgtgggaggaggaggaatcGACTTCGGGTTCGGGGAAGGGTCAAGTTGAGGAACAGGCATACCATGAGTACTACTCGAGCCATCGTCGAGCCGGTCACACAGTAAGCTACGGCGTGTGA
- the LOC125202841 gene encoding protein trichome birefringence-like 8 gives MHLKLHFLSHHLNKENNHFFILSSLILSAVVGYNLLTQLHPLSPFNIDFTRILPTNPPKKVCDYSYGKWVWDETQPGRTYTENCPFLDPGFRCLSNGRRDSGYQKWRWQPHLCDIPRFDEREFLERSRGGRVVFVGDSIGRNQWESLVCMLAQGVSNASAIYEENGNPITKHKGYLSIKFQDYNLTVEYFRVPYLVTTGRPPKGAPEQVRGAIMVDKLHWLSSKWVGADVLIFSAGHWWNQDKTLNSGHYFQEMEHVNMTMDVMEAFRRSLHTLKLWVTQKLDTRKSHVFFRSYSPVHFRDGEWNRGGYCNTSNEPETDYSRLEREPLNNQIIYEVFRHRNTEENRVEILNITYMTELRKDGHPSSNREPGTPASAPQDCSHWCLPGVPDTWNQLLYAQLVAMGFRSKG, from the exons ATGCACCTAAAGCtccactttctctctcatcacctcaacaaagaaaacaaccACTTCTTCATACTCTCCTCCTTAATCCTCTCCGCCGTAGTCGGCTACAACCTCCTCACGCAGCTACACCCTCTCTCTCCCTTCAACATCGACTTCACCCGGATCCTACCCACAAACCCGCCAAAAAAAGTCTGCGATTACAGCTACGGCAAGTGGGTTTGGGATGAAACCCAACCGGGTCGGACCTACACCGAGAATTGCCCGTTTCTGGATCCGGGTTTCCGCTGCCTAAGTAACGGCCGCCGCGATTCCGGTTACCAGAAATGGCGTTGGCAGCCCCATCTATGTGATATTCCAAG GTTCGATGAGAGGGAGTTTCTAGAGCGGAGCCGAGGCGggcgggtcgtgttcgtgggCGACTCGATAGGCCGAAACCAATGGGAGTCGCTAGTGTGCATGCTCGCGCAAGGCGTCTCCAATGCGTCCGCAATATACGAAGAAAACGGCAACCCAATAACAAAGCACAAAGGGTACCTGTCCATCAAATTTCAAGATTACAATCTCACGGTAGAGTATTTCAGAGTGCCTTACCTCGTGACCACGGGTCGCCCGCCTAAAGGCGCCCCGGAGCAGGTCCGGGGCGCCATCATGGTCGATAAGCTGCACTGGCTATCGTCCAAGTGGGTGGGCGCGGACGTCCTCATTTTCAGCGCGGGGCATTGGTGGAACCAAGACAAGACATTAAACTC GGGCCACTACTTTCAGGAGATGGAGCATGTGAATATGACAATGGATGTGATGGAAGCTTTTCGAAGATCACTCCACACTTTGAAGCTGTGGGTGACACAAAAATTGGACACTAGGAAATCTCATGTCTTCTTTAGGAGTTACTCCCCTGTACATTTCAG GGATGGAGAATGGAACAGAGGTGGGTACTGTAACACGAGCAACGAGCCGGAGACGGATTACTCGAGACTCGAGCGGGAGCCATTGaacaatcaaataatttatgagGTGTTTAGACACAGAAATACAGAGGAAAACAGAGTTGAGATATTGAACATAACATATATGACAGAGCTGAGAAAAGATGGGCACCCGTCGAGCAACCGGGAGCCGGGGACTCCGGCCAGTGCGCCGCAGGACTGCAGCCACTGGTGCCTGCCCGGAGTGCCGGACACGTGGAACCAACTTCTTTATGCTCAGCTGGTGGCAATGGGATTCAGATCAAAGGGATGA
- the LOC125202581 gene encoding nuclear intron maturase 4, mitochondrial-like — protein sequence MLAKSHRLLRKFSRADSNFLLPVTSIGSSPRILLPVTFYSTQDPNQLPTKYCEGGDGIRKVPLAKNLANLLEEPLNSTDKAGLESYHGDERYEKIDLAKNLASLVQESFEVSNKEPKEKTRVEIKRFLEMRIKKKVKAQYRNGKYHDLMMKVIADPTTLKDAYDCIRLTSNVDLASDGDDLPFLAIAEELADGNFDVGAHTYSMRSKGPKVKKEELVLPELKLRVVQEAIRIVLEVVYRPHFSRISHSLRSNRDHWSALKYICKEIPDPDWWFTLPINKTLDDCILQKLLSSMEDKIEDPGLCDIIKEMFKARVLNVEFGYFPKGHGLPQEGVLSPILMNIYLDLFDREVYRMSMHYETLHTLGSEEQKLHSKLRGWFRKQMSGSSSQQHDSGKDSGVRVHCCRFMDEVFFAFSGSKEVALTFKSEIEGFLKDSLYLEVDDKADILASNDPRGVKFLGTLIRRRVKETPALRAVHKLKDKVKIFAEQKQESWDAGALRIGKKWLAHGLKKVKESEIKQLADSSSILHKISCYRRSGMKTDHWYKVLLKIWVQQVNAKSVGNEEKLLTKLVVEPALPQELRDAYFEFQKRAKEYVDSETSSTLALLSGSNSSPEPLFVTETVVPLNVLLKRLHRYGLTNREGYGRPCYVLILLDHDQIIDWFTGILHRWLRWYRGCNNFNEVKHLICEQVRMSCIRTLAVKYRIHESDIEKKFDSELSRIPSTEDIELEEAITELISPEYNFDGALMYGIQYSGLCSLSLARMVSESRPCYCFVIGCSASVPCVYTLHVMERQKFPAWKTGFSSCIHPSLHRRRIGLCKKHVKDLFLGNISLQSIGFGTWR from the exons ATGCTCGCCAAATCTCATCGACTGCTGAGAAAGTTTTCCCGTGCTGACTCCAACTTCTTGCTGCCTGTGACCAGTATTG GGAGCTCTCCTCGAATACTTCTTCCTGTTACGTTTTATTCAACCCAGGATCCAAATCAACTGCCTACTAAGTATTGTGAAGGTGGTGATGGAATTAGGAAAGTGCCACTGGCCAAGAATTTGGCTAACTTGTTGGAGGAGCCCTTAAACTCAACTGACAAAGCCGGGCTAGAGAGCTATCACGGTGATGaaagatatgaaaaaattgatctGGCTAAGAATTTGGCATCCTTGGTTCAAGAATCTTTTGAAGTTTCCAACAAAgaaccaaaagaaaaaacccGTGTGGAGATCAAAAGGTTTCTTGAGATGCGAATAAAGAAGAAGGTGAAAGCACAGTACAGGAATGGGAAGTACCACGACCTCATGATGAAAGTGATTGCTGATCCGACCACTCTAAAAGATGCATATGATTGTATAAGGCTGACCTCTAATGTCGATTTGGCATCAGATGGTGACGACTTGCCGTTTTTGGCCATTGCGGAAGAACTAGCTGATGGAAACTTTGATGTTGGGGCCCATACGTATTCAATGCGGTCGAAAGGGCCAAAGGTCAAGAAAGAGGAACTTGTTTTACCAGAACTGAAATTAAGGGTTGTTCAAGAGGCCATTAGAATAGTCTTGGAAGTTGTTTACCGCCCTCACTTCTCTAGGATTTCGCACAGTCTTCGAAGTAATAGGGATCACTGGTCAGCGTTGAAGTATATCTGCAAAGAGATACCTGATCCGGACTGGTGGTTCACTTTGCCCATTAACAAAACTCTTGATGACTGCATCCTTCAAAAACTTCTGTCATCAATGGAGGACAAGATAGAAGATCCTGGTTTATGTGATATTATAAAGGAAATGTTTAAAGCCCGGGTGCTCAATGTAGAGTTTGGGTATTTTCCTAAAGGGCATGGTCTTCCACAAGAAGGGGTCCTTTCACCTATATTGATGAACATATATCTTGATCTCTTTGACCGTGAGGTATATAGGATGTCAATGCACTACGAGACTTTGCACACTCTTGGGTCTGAAGAACAGAAGTTGCACTCAAAGCTCCGTGGTTGGTTTAGGAAACAGATGAGTGGCAGTAGTTCGCAGCAACACGATTCTGGAAAGGACTCAGGGGTGAGGGTGCATTGCTGTCGCTTTATGGATGAGGTCTTTTTTGCCTTTTCCGGTTCCAAAGAAGTTGCGTTGACGTTCAAATCTGAAATTGAAGGGTTCTTAAAGGATTCACTATACTTGGAGGTAGATGATAAAGCTGATATTTTAGCATCCAATGATCCACGTGGTGTTAAATTTCTTGGTACTTTGATCAGAAGGCGCGTGAAAGAGACTCCTGCTTTACGAGCTGTTCACAAGTTGAAGGACAAAGTCAAGATATTTGCTGAACAGAAACAAGAGTCTTGGGATGCAGGAGCTCTCAGAATTGGGAAGAAGTGGCTGGCTCATGGACTCAAAAAGGTTAAAGAGTCAGAGATCAAACAATTAGCTGATAGTAGCTCCATTTTACATAAGATTTCCTGTTATCGTAGATCTGGGATGAAAACAGACCACTGGTACAAGGTGCTGCTGAAAATTTGGGTGCAACAGGTAAATGCTAAAAGTGTAGggaatgaagaaaaattgttAACTAAACTTGTTGTAGAACCAGCTCTTCCACAAGAACTAAGAGATGCTTACTTCGAGTTTCAGAAACGAGCTAAAGAATATGTTGATTCCGAGACATCTTCGACACTCGCACTTCTAAGTGGCTCAAATTCTTCACCCGAACCTCTTTTTGTAACAGAGACTGTTGTCCCACTAAACGTCTTATTGAAACGTCTTCATCGCTATGGATTGACTAATAGGGAGGGATATGGTCGGCCATGCTACGTGCTAATCTTACTGGATCACGATCAAATCATTGATTGGTTTACAGGGATACTCCACCGCTGGCTAAGATGGTACAGGGGGTGCAACAACTTTAATGAAGTGAAGCACTTAATCTGTGAACAGGTAAGAATGTCATGCATCCGAACACTAGCTGTGAAGTATAGGATTCACGAGTCAGATATAGAGAAGAAATTTGATTCAGAGCTGAGTAGAATCCCCTCAACCGAAGATATTGAACTTGAGGAAGCAATCACGGAACTGATTTCTCCGGAATATAACTTTGATGGCGCCTTAATGTATGGAATACAATACAGCGGCTTGTGTTCGTTGTCATTGGCTAGAATGGTGAGTGAGTCACGCCCTTGCTATTGTTTCGTCATAGGGTGCTCAGCCTCAGTGCCATGTGTTTATACTCTTCATGTAATGGAAAGACAAAAATTTCCAGCCTGGAAGACTGGATTTTCAAGTTGTATACATCCCAGCTTACACAGGAGAAGAATAGGATTGTGTAAAAAGCATGTGAAAGACTTGTTTCTTGGAAACATATCACTTCAATCAATAGGATTTGGTACTTGGAGGTGA
- the LOC125217996 gene encoding probable F-box protein At2g36090 — protein sequence MHPPPLAGGATAGFPTLHPEIIDSHILSRLDGPALASVACCSSALRRHSSDHSLWMSICHSTWPATASPRLSQLISTFPGGGPRAFFSHAFPLLSKLPLTHLPSSPPEILSAVDIHYDGKLIFTKLHSTDTSSDWFRCSPFRADLIELKEAAPAAVKSSAGAGNGGMHEGVMTLSWIVIDPVGRRAANLSSHEPVSVRRHWLTGDLEVRFGSVFCGGDGGHVICGIVVTCGGEMDVRDVRMEIEDMDGRHLNGEESLVILQGALEAEKGTGKNRAAEARRRYEEFEETKREKRERELRREGDWDILCLAIVVSIYFYFWFYIL from the coding sequence ATGCATCCTCCGCCGTTGGCCGGTGGCGCCACCGCCGGATTCCCCACCTTACACCCCGAAATCATCGATTCCCACATTCTCAGCCGTTTGGACGGCCCAGCCCTGGCCTCCGTCGCCTGCTGCTCCTCCGCTCTCCGCCGTCACTCCTCCGACCACAGCCTATGGATGAGCATATGCCACTCAACTTGGCCGGCCACCGCCTCCCCGCGCCTCTCCCAACTCATCTCCACCTTCCCCGGCGGTGGCCCGCGTGCTTTCTTCTCTCACGCCTTCCCCCTCCTCTCCAAACTCCCCCTCACCCACCTTCCCTCATCCCCGCCGGAGATACTCTCCGCCGTCGACATACACTACGACGGCAAACTAATCTTCACCAAACTCCACTCCACCGACACCAGCAGCGACTGGTTCCGCTGCTCCCCGTTCCGTGCCGACCTTATAGAGCTCAAGGAAGCGGCCCCGGCCGCCGTCAAGAGCTCCGCCGGCGCCGGAAACGGCGGCATGCATGAAGGTGTAATGACGCTGAGCTGGATCGTGATCGATCCGGTGGGGCGGCGGGCGGCGAATCTGTCGTCGCACGAGCCGGTTTCCGTGCGGCGGCACTGGCTGACGGGGGACCTGGAGGTGCGGTTTGGCTCGGTCTTCTGCGGCGGCGATGGAGGTCACGTGATATGCGGGATAGTTGTCACGTGCGGCGGCGAGATGGATGTGAGAGACGTGAGGATGGAGATTGAGGATATGGATGGGAGGCATTTGAATGGGGAGGAGAGTTTGGTCATTTTGCAAGGGGCGTTGGAGGCCGAAAAGGGCACCGGGAAGAACAGGGCGGCCGAGGCGCGGCGGAGGTACGAAGAGTTTGAGGAGacgaagagagaaaaaagggAGAGAGAGTTGAGAAGGGAGGGAGATTGGGATATCTTGTGTTTAGCTATTGTAGTAtccatttatttctatttttggttttatattttgtga
- the LOC125218002 gene encoding casparian strip membrane protein 1-like — translation MEKSEAATIEMGNTSRESKGKAPLLAAAVHHNKAAGGYKRGAAVFDLILRVCAVAAAMAATITMATTEETLPFFTQFFQFRASYDDLPTFTFFVIGMAVVTGYLILSVPFSIVCIARPAVIGARLLLIICDTLAVTLATSAGGASAAIVYLAHNGNSDANWLAICQQFNDFCQRVSGAVVASFITVVLIIFLVVISAVALRKH, via the exons ATGGAGAAGAGTGAGGCCGCTACCATCGAAATGGGCAACACGAGCCGGGAAAGCAAAGGGAAAGCGCCTCTCCTTGCAGCTGCCGTCCACCACAACAAGGCGGCAGGTGGATACAAGAGGGGTGCTGCTGTGTTCGACCTCATCCTCCGGGTCTGCGCAGTGGCGGCAGCTATGGCGGCCACCATCACCATGGCGACCACCGAGGAGACGCTTCCCTTCTTCACACAGTTCTTCCAGTTCCGAGCCAGCTACGACGATCTCCCTACTTTCAC ATTCTTCGTTATAGGCATGGCAGTGGTGACGGGCTACCTCATTCTTTCCGTGCCTTTCTCCATCGTGTGCATTGCTCGCCCCGCTGTTATCGGGGCGCGTCTCCTACTCATTATCTGCGACACA TTGGCAGTTACGCTGGCTACGTCAGCAGGGGGTGCGTCGGCCGCGATAGTGTACCTGGCCCACAACGGCAACTCGGACGCCAATTGGCTCGCTATTTGCCAGCAGTTCAATGACTTCTGCCAGAGGGTGAGCGGCGCCGTCGTCGCCTCCTTCATCACGGTGGTGCTGATCATTTTCCTCGTCGTCATCTCCGCCGTCGCTCTCAGGAAGCATTAA
- the LOC125210600 gene encoding mitochondrial fission protein ELM1-like isoform X1 → MRVISTAIVIGNGVAGAQNQCIGLLRALGLSDRYTLYRVNRPRGRINDKLRWLPINVHKQLDGAVEWIRGKPSKKLMPFPAEPREVLEADARHIARAAQQTFERDGPILVVASGHDTITVASSIKKLVPDNVFLVQIQHPRYRLHRFDLVITPQHDYYPLSPEAREQIPLLLRRWVTPRKPPDKHVVLTVGALHQADSDALRSAASVWHDEMALLPKPLLVVSIGGPTRHCRYGADLAMQLTASIKSVLPTCGSIRISFSRRTPKIVSEIILTEFSNHPRVYIWNGQDPNPHMGHLALADAFVITADSVSMLSEACSTGKPVYVIGAERCTWKFSHFIRTLHSRGAVRPFTGTENICEKWEYAPLDDTERAAAEVIKAVAERGWRLLPYC, encoded by the exons ATGCGGGTGATCAGCACAGCCATTGTGATCGGAAACGGCGTCGCCGGCGCCCAAAATCAGTGCATCGGCTTGCTTCGAGCTCTGGGTCTATCCGATAGATACACACTCTAT CGTGTTAATCGGCCGAGAGGCCGGATCAATGATAAACTTCGTTGGTTGCCAATTAATGTGCATAAACAATTAGATGGTGCTGTTGAGTGGATTCGTGGAAAACCATCTAAGAAATTGATGCCCTTTCCAGCTGAACCGAGAG AAGTTTTGGAGGCAGATGCAAGACATATCGCCAGAGCTGCTCAGCAAACATTTGAGAG GGACGGCCCCATCTTGGTGGTTGCATCAGGTCATGATACCATCACTGTAGCAAGTTCCATCAAGAAGTTGGTTCCAGACAATGTCTTTCTTGTTCAG ATACAACATCCAAGGTATCGTCTACACAGATTTGATCTAGTGATAACACCTCAGCATGATTATTACCCCTTATCGCCTGAGGCACGAGAACAAATCCCTTTATTGCTAAGAAGGTGGGTGACACCTCGAAAGCCTCCTGATAAACATGTG GTCCTTACGGTGGGAGCTCTACACCAGGCTGATTCTGATGCTTTGAGAAGTGCAGCTTCTGTGTGGCATGATGAGATGGCACTCTTGCCTAAGCCCTTACTTGTTGTTTCCATTGGAGGCCCTACAA GACATTGCAGATATGGTGCTGATCTTGCAATGCAGCTTACAGCTTCAATAAAAAGTGTACTTCCCACTTGTGGAAGTATAAGAATATCGTTTTCTCGTCGAACTCCCAAGATT GTatctgaaattattttaactgAATTCTCAAACCATCCAAGAGTATACATTTGGAACGGTCAAG ATCCAAATCCACATATGGGACATCTAGCTTTAGCAGATGCTTTTGTAATTACAGCTGATTCAGTAAGCATGTTGAGTGAAGCTTGCAGCACGGG GAAGCCAGTGTATGTAATCGGAGCAGAGCGGTGTACATGGAAgttttcacattttatcaGAACCCTGCATAGCAGAGGAGCAGTTCGACCATTCACCGGTACAGAAAAT ATTTGTGAGAAATGGGAGTATGCTCCACTTGATGATACGGAGAGGGCTGCTGCGGAAGTGATTAAGGCAGTTGCAGAACGTGGATGGAGATTGCTGCCTTATTGTTAG
- the LOC125210600 gene encoding mitochondrial fission protein ELM1-like isoform X2 — protein MRVISTAIVIGNGVAGAQNQCIGLLRALGLSDRYTLYRVNRPRGRINDKLRWLPINVHKQLDGAVEWIRGKPSKKLMPFPAEPRVLEADARHIARAAQQTFERDGPILVVASGHDTITVASSIKKLVPDNVFLVQIQHPRYRLHRFDLVITPQHDYYPLSPEAREQIPLLLRRWVTPRKPPDKHVVLTVGALHQADSDALRSAASVWHDEMALLPKPLLVVSIGGPTRHCRYGADLAMQLTASIKSVLPTCGSIRISFSRRTPKIVSEIILTEFSNHPRVYIWNGQDPNPHMGHLALADAFVITADSVSMLSEACSTGKPVYVIGAERCTWKFSHFIRTLHSRGAVRPFTGTENICEKWEYAPLDDTERAAAEVIKAVAERGWRLLPYC, from the exons ATGCGGGTGATCAGCACAGCCATTGTGATCGGAAACGGCGTCGCCGGCGCCCAAAATCAGTGCATCGGCTTGCTTCGAGCTCTGGGTCTATCCGATAGATACACACTCTAT CGTGTTAATCGGCCGAGAGGCCGGATCAATGATAAACTTCGTTGGTTGCCAATTAATGTGCATAAACAATTAGATGGTGCTGTTGAGTGGATTCGTGGAAAACCATCTAAGAAATTGATGCCCTTTCCAGCTGAACCGAGAG TTTTGGAGGCAGATGCAAGACATATCGCCAGAGCTGCTCAGCAAACATTTGAGAG GGACGGCCCCATCTTGGTGGTTGCATCAGGTCATGATACCATCACTGTAGCAAGTTCCATCAAGAAGTTGGTTCCAGACAATGTCTTTCTTGTTCAG ATACAACATCCAAGGTATCGTCTACACAGATTTGATCTAGTGATAACACCTCAGCATGATTATTACCCCTTATCGCCTGAGGCACGAGAACAAATCCCTTTATTGCTAAGAAGGTGGGTGACACCTCGAAAGCCTCCTGATAAACATGTG GTCCTTACGGTGGGAGCTCTACACCAGGCTGATTCTGATGCTTTGAGAAGTGCAGCTTCTGTGTGGCATGATGAGATGGCACTCTTGCCTAAGCCCTTACTTGTTGTTTCCATTGGAGGCCCTACAA GACATTGCAGATATGGTGCTGATCTTGCAATGCAGCTTACAGCTTCAATAAAAAGTGTACTTCCCACTTGTGGAAGTATAAGAATATCGTTTTCTCGTCGAACTCCCAAGATT GTatctgaaattattttaactgAATTCTCAAACCATCCAAGAGTATACATTTGGAACGGTCAAG ATCCAAATCCACATATGGGACATCTAGCTTTAGCAGATGCTTTTGTAATTACAGCTGATTCAGTAAGCATGTTGAGTGAAGCTTGCAGCACGGG GAAGCCAGTGTATGTAATCGGAGCAGAGCGGTGTACATGGAAgttttcacattttatcaGAACCCTGCATAGCAGAGGAGCAGTTCGACCATTCACCGGTACAGAAAAT ATTTGTGAGAAATGGGAGTATGCTCCACTTGATGATACGGAGAGGGCTGCTGCGGAAGTGATTAAGGCAGTTGCAGAACGTGGATGGAGATTGCTGCCTTATTGTTAG
- the LOC125221613 gene encoding NAC domain-containing protein 90-like produces MDDEEVVVGFRFYPTEEELLSYYLPKKLNGPTPAIDRVIPILPIYDYNPWELPQFAGEVCRGDGDQWFFFTAMQEREARGGRPNRLTETGYWKATGSPCDVYTCQNIRIGRKKTMVFYEGRAPHGSKTSWKMNEYKLYDQSSAAAIPQLKEELSLCRIYKRSKFPRAFDRRPVALHHHHRSSDEVVMTTDDQQNSGVENEVDLDMATEIEPLEDWEIGMWLNYFGI; encoded by the exons ATGGATGATGAAGAAGTGGTTGTAGGTTTTAGGTTCTATCCCACTGAGGAAGAGCTGCTCTCTTATTATCTCCCAAAGAAGCTGAATGGCCCCACACCGGCTATTGATAGGGTTATACCAATCCTCCCTATCTACGACTACAACCCTTGGGAGCTACCAC AATTTGCTGGAGAAGTGTGTCGTGGCGACGGAGATCAGTGGTTCTTCTTCACCGCGATGCAAGAAAGGGAAGCCCGCGGAGGAAGACCTAATCGCCTAACCGAGACTGGATACTGGAAAGCTACTGGCTCTCCTTGTGATGTTTATACTTGTCAAAATATCCGAATTGGAAGGAAAAAAACCATGGTATTTTACGAGGGCCGAGCTCCCCACGGGTCTAAAACTAGCTGGAAAATGAACGAGTATAAACTCTATGATCAATCTTCTGCTGCTGCTATTCCTCAG CTGAAGGAAGAGCTCAGTTTGTGCCGAATTTACAAGAGATCCAAATTTCCGAGGGCGTTTGATAGGCGGCCGGTGGCGTTGCACCACCACCATCGAAGTAGTGATGAGGTTGTGATGACAACTGATGATCAGCAGAATTCAGGTGTGGAAAATGAAGTTGATTTGGATATGGCAACCGAAATTGAACCCTTAGAAGATTGGGAAATAGGCATGTGGCTTAACTACTTTGGCATATGA